One Colius striatus isolate bColStr4 chromosome 10, bColStr4.1.hap1, whole genome shotgun sequence genomic region harbors:
- the TMEM125 gene encoding transmembrane protein 125 gives MPELAELSTPRTPADADHIQRNILEEHVELWWFQDPKKSILCYGVAVVLILACGIGGIILLYSTSSRSGEWRLAVGTTLCLLALLVLLKQLLSSAIQDMNCIRSRDQIELLKSGGFSDCLVLLLSSLVLLVCGVVLTILSSTTMQLSPARPLASMFTSGVILLTAGSAILLCLLLYLLCTSCRQAAPRSLETGDIRVFTISGRLAANRRLPPTSSMANLI, from the coding sequence ATgccagagctggcagagctgagcaCCCCCCGCACCCCTGCGGATGCGGACCACATCCAGAGGAACATCTTGGAGGAGCACGTGGAGCTCTGGTGGTTCCAGGACCCCAAGAAGTCCATCCTGTGCTATGGGGTGGCTGTGGTGCTGATCCTGGCCTGTGGCATCGGCGGCATCATCCTGCTGTACAGCACCAGCAGCCGGTCTGGGGAGTGGCGGCTGGCGGTGGGCACCACGCTCTGCCTCCTGGCCCTGCTCGTGCTActgaagcagctgctgagctctgcaatCCAGGACATGAACTGCATCCGCAGCCGGGATCAGATCGAGCTGCTGAAGAGCGGTGGGTTCTCGGactgcctggtgctgctgctcagctccctggtgctgctggtgtgTGGGGTGGTGCTCAccatcctctccagcaccacCATGCAGCTCAGCCCCGCACGGCCGCTGGCCAGCATGTTCACCAGTGGGGTTATCCTCCTGACTGCCGGCAGCGCCAtcctcctctgcctgctgctctacctgctctgcacctcctgccGCCAGGCTGCTCCTCGCAGCCTGGAGACCGGCGACATCCGCGTCTTCACCATCTCCGGCCGCCTCGCTGCAAACAGGCGGCTTCCTCCCACCTCCAGCATGGCCAACCTGATCTGA